One region of Rhodocaloribacter litoris genomic DNA includes:
- a CDS encoding acylphosphatase, with translation MADVQAPQRERLSARIEGRVQGVGFRYFVSTRARQLGLTGWVKNEWDGSVRLVAEGDHAALDALLEAVREGPPMARVDLVVTDWEPAQNGFDRFEVRL, from the coding sequence ATGGCGGATGTACAGGCCCCGCAGCGGGAGCGCTTGTCGGCACGTATCGAGGGGCGGGTGCAGGGCGTCGGCTTTCGCTACTTTGTGTCGACGCGGGCCCGCCAGCTCGGCCTGACCGGCTGGGTGAAGAACGAGTGGGACGGGTCCGTCCGGCTCGTGGCCGAGGGGGATCATGCCGCGCTCGATGCCCTGCTCGAGGCGGTGCGTGAGGGGCCGCCCATGGCGCGGGTCGACCTGGTCGTGACGGACTGGGAGCCCGCCCAGAACGGCTTCGACCGGTTCGAGGTACGTCTCTGA
- a CDS encoding nitrilase-related carbon-nitrogen hydrolase — MKIALIQHRATADRAANVRRGLAALEEAAAAGADLVVYPELAFTPFFPQHRGGPAARAWAEPVPGPTTGAFQEAARRLGVVVVLNLYERDGDHAYDTSPVIDADGRLLGRTRMMHITQYEGFYEQDYYTPGDTGAPVYETAAGRIGVAICYDRHYPEYLRALALGGADLVVVPQAGAVGEWPEGIYEAELQVAAFQNGFFMALANRVGAEDVLTFAGGSFVVDPAGRVLARAPFGEEAILYADVDLRQCAASPARQLFLRHRRPDRYTGGAVRAAPEGQGGDVPYRQADSQAR, encoded by the coding sequence ATGAAAATCGCACTCATCCAGCACCGGGCGACCGCGGACCGGGCGGCGAACGTGCGGCGCGGGCTGGCGGCGCTCGAAGAAGCCGCGGCGGCCGGCGCCGACCTGGTGGTCTATCCCGAACTGGCCTTCACCCCGTTCTTCCCGCAGCACCGGGGCGGCCCGGCGGCGCGGGCGTGGGCCGAGCCGGTACCGGGCCCGACGACCGGGGCGTTTCAGGAGGCGGCCCGGCGGCTCGGCGTCGTGGTGGTGCTCAACCTGTACGAGCGCGACGGCGACCACGCCTACGATACCTCGCCCGTCATCGACGCGGACGGCCGCCTGCTCGGGCGGACGCGCATGATGCACATCACCCAGTACGAAGGGTTCTACGAACAGGACTACTACACGCCCGGCGACACCGGTGCACCGGTCTATGAAACGGCCGCCGGGCGGATCGGCGTGGCGATCTGCTACGACCGGCACTATCCCGAATACCTGCGGGCGCTGGCGCTGGGCGGAGCGGATCTGGTGGTGGTGCCGCAGGCCGGAGCCGTGGGCGAGTGGCCGGAGGGCATCTATGAGGCCGAACTGCAGGTGGCGGCCTTCCAGAACGGCTTTTTCATGGCGCTGGCCAACCGCGTCGGCGCCGAAGACGTCCTCACGTTCGCGGGCGGCTCGTTCGTCGTCGATCCGGCGGGACGGGTCCTCGCCCGTGCGCCCTTCGGCGAAGAAGCCATCCTCTACGCCGACGTCGACCTGCGGCAGTGTGCGGCGTCCCCGGCGCGGCAACTTTTTCTTCGTCACCGGCGCCCGGACCGGTACACCGGGGGGGCCGTACGGGCGGCACCGGAGGGACAGGGCGGAGACGTTCCGTACCGTCAGGCGGATAGCCAGGCGCGGTAG
- the efp gene encoding elongation factor P, which produces MADTTDFRNGFTMIWNGDVWQIVEFMHVKPGKGGAFVRTKLKNVRTGKVVDNTFRAGERVEEARVERRTYQFLYEDDLGLHLMDTDTYEQTTVPVDLVPARKFLKEGGTVDVLVHAETEQPLTAELPNSVELQVVQTDPGVRGDTATGATKPATLESGAVVQVPLFINEGDVIRVNTETGEYVTRVSTA; this is translated from the coding sequence ATGGCAGACACGACCGATTTTCGAAACGGCTTTACGATGATATGGAACGGCGACGTCTGGCAGATCGTCGAGTTCATGCACGTCAAGCCGGGCAAGGGCGGGGCTTTCGTCCGCACGAAGCTGAAGAACGTGCGCACCGGCAAGGTGGTGGACAACACCTTCCGCGCCGGGGAGCGGGTCGAGGAGGCGCGCGTCGAGCGGCGGACGTACCAGTTTCTCTATGAGGACGATCTCGGCCTGCACCTGATGGACACCGACACCTACGAGCAGACGACGGTGCCGGTCGACCTGGTGCCGGCCCGCAAGTTCCTGAAGGAAGGCGGCACGGTGGACGTGCTGGTGCACGCCGAGACGGAACAACCCCTGACGGCCGAGTTGCCCAACAGCGTCGAGTTGCAGGTGGTGCAGACCGACCCCGGCGTCCGGGGGGATACGGCCACCGGCGCCACGAAGCCGGCCACGCTCGAGAGCGGTGCCGTCGTCCAGGTACCGTTGTTCATCAACGAGGGCGACGTCATCCGGGTCAACACCGAGACGGGGGAATACGTCACGCGCGTCTCCACCGCCTGA
- a CDS encoding aldehyde dehydrogenase family protein, with protein sequence MDQDLRSIQQARDLIRAAREALHRYQTFTQEQVDRIVAAMAAAGEREAQRLGQMAHEETGFGRPESKTLKNLFATKVLHERMRGMKTCGIIRKLENDTIWEIATPMGLVAALIPSTNPTSTAMYKAIIAAKARCALVMSPHPRAVRCTAEALRVVAEAAYQAGAPPGLFGCMTEVSLPGTNALLEDPATDLILATGGTAMVRAAYSKGKPAYGVGSGNVPVYVDRSANLAKAAADIVYGASFDWGTLCSTERSVIADAPIRSKLIEAMKQQGAYFLSEAEKDALRGILLHKGRLNVEQVGKSPAYIARLAGFSVPEGTRALVAEVEKVGREEPLSMETLSPILAFYTEDGWQTGCARCVEVLNFGGMGHTLGLHATNERVIEAFALQKPAMRIVVNTVAALGSVGYTNRLFPAMTLGPGTLGGSITSDNISPMHLLNVKRLAFETDPINPAGGAGTSPVAHTPAGRSAAAPAGTSWIDAIEARLRARAGNPASAETAPPPRETPNPTPTPSPLPLPDEQIENLIQRFKK encoded by the coding sequence ATGGATCAAGACCTCCGTTCTATACAGCAGGCCCGCGACCTGATCCGCGCCGCCCGCGAGGCCCTGCACCGCTACCAGACGTTCACGCAGGAACAGGTGGACCGCATCGTGGCGGCGATGGCGGCCGCCGGCGAGCGCGAGGCCCAGCGCCTCGGCCAGATGGCCCATGAGGAAACGGGCTTCGGCCGGCCCGAGAGCAAGACGCTGAAGAACCTCTTTGCCACGAAGGTGCTGCACGAGCGCATGCGCGGCATGAAGACGTGCGGCATCATCCGCAAGCTGGAGAACGACACGATCTGGGAGATCGCCACGCCGATGGGGCTGGTGGCCGCCCTGATCCCGTCGACCAACCCCACCTCGACGGCCATGTACAAGGCCATCATTGCGGCGAAAGCCCGGTGTGCCCTCGTCATGAGCCCCCACCCGCGCGCCGTGCGCTGCACGGCCGAGGCCCTGCGCGTGGTGGCCGAGGCCGCCTACCAGGCCGGCGCACCGCCGGGGCTCTTCGGCTGCATGACCGAGGTCTCCCTGCCCGGCACCAACGCCCTGCTGGAAGACCCGGCCACCGACCTCATCCTGGCCACCGGCGGCACCGCCATGGTGCGCGCCGCCTACTCGAAGGGCAAACCCGCCTACGGCGTCGGCTCCGGCAACGTGCCGGTCTACGTGGACCGCTCGGCGAACCTCGCCAAGGCCGCCGCCGACATCGTCTACGGCGCCTCGTTCGACTGGGGCACCCTCTGCTCCACGGAGCGCAGCGTCATCGCCGATGCACCCATCCGCTCGAAACTGATCGAGGCCATGAAACAGCAGGGCGCCTACTTCCTGAGCGAGGCGGAAAAGGACGCCCTGCGCGGCATCCTCCTCCACAAGGGCCGGTTGAACGTGGAGCAGGTCGGCAAGAGCCCGGCCTACATCGCCCGCCTGGCCGGCTTCTCGGTGCCCGAAGGAACCCGCGCGCTCGTGGCCGAGGTGGAGAAGGTGGGGCGCGAGGAGCCCCTCTCGATGGAAACCCTCTCCCCCATCCTGGCCTTCTACACCGAGGACGGCTGGCAGACGGGCTGTGCCCGCTGCGTCGAGGTGCTCAACTTCGGCGGGATGGGCCACACGCTGGGCCTGCACGCCACGAACGAGCGCGTCATCGAAGCCTTCGCCCTGCAGAAACCCGCCATGCGCATCGTGGTCAACACCGTGGCGGCCCTCGGCTCGGTCGGCTACACGAACCGCCTCTTCCCGGCCATGACGCTCGGCCCCGGCACGCTCGGCGGCTCCATCACCAGCGACAACATCTCGCCGATGCACCTGCTCAACGTCAAGCGGCTGGCCTTCGAGACGGACCCGATCAACCCGGCCGGCGGCGCCGGCACCTCGCCGGTCGCCCACACTCCCGCCGGCCGGTCCGCCGCCGCACCGGCCGGCACCAGCTGGATCGACGCCATCGAGGCCCGGCTGCGGGCCCGCGCCGGCAACCCGGCCTCCGCCGAAACGGCCCCGCCCCCCCGCGAAACACCGAACCCGACCCCGACGCCGTCCCCCCTCCCGCTCCCGGACGAACAGATCGAAAACCTGATTCAACGGTTCAAAAAATAA
- a CDS encoding glycosyltransferase family 4 protein has protein sequence MARDLLFALTGDVRRNSRALKQLRLLAGLGAVVEVLCLGPEDETTRLDEGILLHTFRPPPGSGPRFFRHVHRRLRAAALARPAKIYHASDLYVLPALAVAARRHGGRLVYDARECYPHVAATAGRPWVRAFWHLVEGHYVRRADAVFTVSPGIAAHMARTYGIPAPDVLYNAPVTRPVCPAGQLRRLAGLPPSMPLLLHQGQLRPDRGCDRLLDALPDVPGIALVFLGDGPHRPALQAHTERLGLSDRVRFLDPVPPDALLPLTADADVGVTLLEDTCLNHRLALPNKLFEYLMAGLPVLASDLPEIRRVVVPHDVGCVVDPTDRPALVATLRRMTADADTRARWAANTRRVFETFSWEKTAQPLIERYRAWLSA, from the coding sequence ATGGCCCGGGACCTCCTTTTCGCCCTCACCGGCGACGTGCGGCGCAACAGCCGCGCCCTGAAACAACTGCGCCTGCTCGCCGGGCTCGGGGCGGTGGTCGAAGTCCTGTGCCTGGGTCCGGAAGACGAGACGACCCGCCTCGACGAAGGCATTCTGCTCCACACCTTTCGCCCGCCTCCGGGGAGCGGCCCCCGCTTCTTCCGGCACGTCCACCGGCGCCTGCGTGCGGCGGCGCTGGCCCGACCGGCAAAGATCTACCATGCCAGCGACCTCTACGTGCTGCCGGCGCTGGCGGTAGCGGCGCGGCGTCACGGCGGGCGCCTCGTCTACGACGCCCGCGAGTGCTACCCGCACGTGGCCGCCACGGCCGGCCGCCCGTGGGTACGGGCGTTCTGGCACCTCGTCGAAGGCCACTACGTCCGCCGCGCCGATGCCGTCTTCACCGTCAGTCCCGGCATCGCGGCCCACATGGCCCGAACCTATGGTATCCCGGCGCCGGACGTGCTGTACAATGCGCCCGTCACCCGGCCGGTATGCCCGGCCGGGCAACTGCGGCGGCTGGCCGGGCTCCCGCCGTCGATGCCGCTGCTCCTGCACCAGGGCCAGCTGCGGCCGGATCGCGGCTGCGACCGCCTCCTCGACGCCCTGCCGGACGTGCCCGGGATTGCCCTGGTCTTCCTGGGTGACGGCCCCCACCGCCCGGCGCTCCAGGCCCACACCGAACGCCTCGGCCTCTCCGACCGCGTGCGCTTCCTCGACCCGGTCCCACCCGACGCCCTGCTCCCCCTGACCGCCGACGCCGACGTCGGCGTGACGCTCCTCGAAGACACCTGCCTCAACCACCGCCTGGCCCTGCCCAACAAGCTCTTCGAATACCTCATGGCCGGGCTGCCCGTCCTCGCCAGCGACCTGCCGGAAATCCGCCGCGTCGTCGTCCCGCACGACGTCGGCTGCGTGGTCGACCCTACCGACCGGCCCGCGCTCGTCGCAACGCTTCGCCGGATGACCGCCGACGCGGACACCCGCGCCCGCTGGGCCGCCAACACCCGCCGCGTCTTCGAAACGTTCAGCTGGGAGAAAACGGCACAGCCTCTGATCGAACGCTACCGCGCCTGGCTATCCGCCTGA
- the accB gene encoding acetyl-CoA carboxylase biotin carboxyl carrier protein, with product MDLKQIQQVLKLVAESGVTEVEIEEGDFKLVVRNRVPTVTVQAPPMPYPYPPPAYAPPAYAPPPPASPPPPPPSENKAPPPPEAPPAAEAPAAEAKPAANEVIVRAPIVGTFYRRPGPDQAPYVEVGDQVKPGDVLCIIEAMKLMNEIECEVAGTIREILVEDAQPVEYDQPLFRIEKA from the coding sequence ATGGATCTGAAGCAAATACAGCAGGTGCTCAAGCTGGTCGCCGAGAGCGGCGTCACGGAGGTGGAGATCGAGGAAGGGGATTTCAAGCTGGTGGTGCGCAACCGGGTGCCGACCGTGACGGTGCAGGCCCCGCCGATGCCCTACCCCTACCCACCGCCCGCCTACGCGCCTCCGGCCTATGCACCGCCCCCGCCGGCGTCTCCTCCGCCCCCGCCTCCATCCGAAAACAAGGCGCCGCCCCCCCCGGAAGCTCCTCCGGCCGCTGAAGCCCCGGCCGCCGAGGCGAAACCGGCCGCCAACGAAGTCATCGTTCGCGCTCCGATCGTGGGCACCTTCTACCGGCGGCCGGGCCCCGACCAGGCCCCCTACGTCGAGGTCGGCGATCAGGTCAAACCCGGCGACGTGCTGTGCATCATCGAGGCGATGAAGCTCATGAACGAGATCGAGTGCGAGGTGGCCGGCACCATCCGCGAAATCCTCGTCGAAGATGCCCAGCCCGTCGAATATGACCAGCCCCTCTTCCGCATCGAAAAAGCCTGA
- the prmC gene encoding peptide chain release factor N(5)-glutamine methyltransferase — protein MLDVERAWTQQALMKAAVAGLSEAGVPEARRNVEWLLGAVLGCDRARLYAYPERSVPPEAVRRFDEMLVRRARREPLQYILEEAHFFGLRLRVTPAVLIPRPETEQVVEAALALLAGRPAPRVLDVGTGSGCIALALKHTRPDASVAACDVSRAALAVARENAARLGLEVAWLEADLLAPDFPGRVPGNLDLLVSNPPYVPPEEAPSLAPEVAAHEPHRALFTGPDPLGFYRVLVRVAPVLVRPGGHVVFETHAGYGAAVRDLLEAGGFEQARLQADLAGQPRIVSARRP, from the coding sequence ATGCTGGACGTCGAACGGGCCTGGACGCAGCAGGCGCTGATGAAGGCTGCCGTCGCGGGGCTGTCGGAAGCCGGGGTGCCCGAGGCGCGGCGCAACGTGGAGTGGCTGCTCGGGGCCGTGCTCGGCTGTGACCGCGCCCGGCTCTATGCCTATCCCGAACGCTCCGTGCCGCCAGAGGCCGTGCGTCGTTTCGATGAGATGCTCGTCCGCCGGGCCCGTCGCGAGCCGCTCCAGTACATCCTGGAAGAGGCGCACTTTTTCGGGCTACGCCTGCGTGTGACGCCGGCGGTGCTCATCCCCCGGCCCGAGACGGAGCAGGTCGTCGAGGCGGCGCTGGCCCTGCTCGCCGGGCGCCCGGCCCCCCGGGTCCTCGACGTGGGCACCGGCAGCGGGTGCATCGCGCTGGCCCTGAAGCACACCCGCCCGGATGCCTCGGTCGCCGCTTGTGACGTCAGCCGCGCCGCCCTCGCCGTGGCCCGCGAGAACGCCGCACGCCTGGGCCTGGAGGTGGCCTGGCTCGAAGCCGACCTCCTCGCCCCGGACTTTCCCGGACGCGTGCCGGGCAACCTGGACCTGCTCGTTTCCAACCCGCCGTACGTACCGCCGGAAGAGGCCCCGTCGCTCGCGCCCGAGGTGGCGGCCCACGAGCCGCACCGGGCCCTGTTCACCGGACCCGACCCACTCGGATTCTACCGCGTGCTCGTACGGGTCGCGCCGGTGCTCGTCCGGCCCGGCGGCCACGTCGTCTTCGAGACACACGCCGGGTATGGCGCGGCCGTACGCGACCTGCTCGAGGCCGGCGGGTTCGAGCAGGCACGCCTCCAGGCCGACCTGGCCGGGCAGCCTCGCATCGTCTCGGCCCGACGCCCCTGA
- a CDS encoding LacI family DNA-binding transcriptional regulator, with protein sequence MGVTIYDIAEQAGVSIATVSRVFNNHTRVSEATRRRVLRVAAELGYQPHVSAQSLARRKTHLIAAVIPVLSNFFYMEVIRGMQDAVAESDFDLLLYAAPSPQEIDSQLERALQKGRADGLLLLSTPLTEAYRNRLKSARGSIVLVDAADPDFDSVSVDNVKGGYMATRYLIDLGYERIAHITVAPEPPPAVQRRQGYEQALREAGRSVDPALIAASGRKPYGFVEEAGYEAMRQLLERDERPDAVFVASDIQALGALKALQEAGLQVPRDMGLVGFDDIVVSKYVGLTTLRQPMYEMGRIAIEKLLSRLKHPERSVSHTVFSPRLVVRRTCRSRAVREVSGMSDR encoded by the coding sequence TTGGGCGTCACCATCTACGATATCGCCGAGCAGGCCGGGGTTTCCATTGCGACGGTGTCGCGGGTGTTCAACAACCACACGCGGGTTTCGGAGGCCACCCGCCGCCGGGTGCTTCGTGTGGCGGCGGAGCTGGGCTATCAGCCCCACGTCTCGGCACAGAGCCTGGCCCGGCGCAAAACCCACCTCATTGCCGCCGTCATCCCGGTCCTGTCGAACTTCTTCTACATGGAAGTGATCCGGGGGATGCAGGACGCCGTGGCCGAGAGTGACTTCGACCTGCTGCTCTATGCGGCTCCCTCGCCCCAGGAGATCGACAGCCAGCTCGAGCGGGCCCTGCAGAAAGGCCGGGCCGATGGCCTGCTCCTGCTTTCGACACCGCTGACGGAGGCGTACCGCAACCGCCTCAAAAGCGCCCGGGGCAGCATCGTCCTCGTCGACGCGGCCGACCCGGACTTCGACTCGGTCTCGGTGGACAACGTCAAGGGCGGCTACATGGCCACGCGGTATCTGATCGACCTGGGCTATGAACGCATTGCCCACATCACCGTCGCGCCGGAGCCCCCGCCGGCGGTGCAACGCCGCCAGGGCTACGAACAGGCCCTGCGAGAGGCGGGGCGGTCCGTCGATCCGGCCCTCATCGCGGCCAGTGGCCGGAAGCCCTACGGGTTCGTGGAAGAGGCCGGCTACGAGGCGATGAGGCAACTCCTGGAACGAGACGAACGACCGGATGCCGTCTTCGTGGCCTCCGACATCCAGGCGCTCGGTGCCCTGAAAGCCCTGCAGGAAGCCGGGTTGCAGGTTCCGAGGGACATGGGTCTCGTCGGTTTCGACGATATCGTGGTCAGCAAATACGTGGGGCTGACCACGCTGCGCCAGCCCATGTACGAAATGGGCCGTATTGCCATCGAGAAGCTGCTTTCCCGCCTGAAGCATCCCGAGCGCTCGGTGTCGCATACCGTGTTTTCGCCCCGCCTGGTGGTACGGCGCACCTGCCGTAGCCGGGCGGTCCGTGAGGTATCCGGGATGTCGGACCGGTGA
- the glgP gene encoding alpha-glucan family phosphorylase, translated as MTTREKLTEIATNLWWSWNPEALDLFRRLNPGAFDASDHNPVAALRHADPAVLEDTDFQQAVDVVYDTFARYLNAPPHVTDAPRVAYFCMEYGLHESLPFYSGGLGILAGDHTKAASDLGLPLTAVGLFLRDGYFKQFFDVQGRQRAEFPGVDTTELPLQLVTDAHGNPVTVTVPTGWQVLHLRAWRLALGRINLYLLDTDFSANPFTLRFLTRRLYQGDRTTRIQQEIILGIGGIRMLRALGVEVDVYHLNEGHCAFLTLELLREALAEGRPRHDAETAVRERCVFTTHTPVKAGHDRFDPGLFLEQMRGFQQQIGLSDHDLLAYGRINPNDTTEAFTMTVLGLKLSRKANGVSKLNGEVARRQWHALYPDRPVDEVPISHVTNGVHLPTWTAPHARPFLRIHLGDDWLERRDDPAVWKKIQDIPDEALWAYRRMLRERLIHYIQERIRYQTLPQTAVLDPDVLTIGFARRFATYKRATLFFLDRERALDFFRNTDRPIQMIYAGKAHPDDEGGKALIREIYEMTKHPEVRGKLVFVEGYDMAVGRMLTSGCDVWLNNPRRPYEASGTSGQKVAVHGGLNLSILDGWWPEGYDGTNGWAIGREASHLYKDPQVQDPEDAHFLYQTLEQEVLPAFYERDERGLPPAWIARMRRAMERLPYAFSAHRMVIDYVEQIYRTPATQDVPR; from the coding sequence ATGACCACACGCGAGAAGCTGACGGAGATAGCCACCAACCTCTGGTGGAGCTGGAACCCCGAGGCCCTCGACCTCTTCCGCCGTCTCAACCCGGGTGCCTTCGACGCGTCCGACCACAATCCGGTTGCCGCCCTGCGGCACGCGGATCCGGCCGTGCTCGAAGACACGGATTTTCAGCAAGCCGTCGACGTGGTCTACGACACCTTCGCGCGGTACCTGAACGCCCCGCCACACGTCACCGACGCCCCCCGGGTCGCCTACTTTTGTATGGAGTACGGGCTCCACGAGAGCCTGCCTTTCTATTCCGGTGGCCTGGGCATCCTGGCCGGCGACCACACCAAAGCGGCCAGCGACCTGGGCCTGCCGCTGACGGCCGTCGGGCTCTTCCTGCGCGACGGCTACTTCAAGCAGTTCTTCGACGTGCAGGGCCGGCAGCGGGCCGAGTTCCCGGGCGTCGACACCACCGAGTTGCCGCTGCAGCTCGTCACCGACGCGCACGGCAACCCGGTCACGGTCACCGTGCCCACCGGCTGGCAGGTGCTGCACCTGCGGGCCTGGCGACTGGCGCTCGGGCGGATCAACCTGTACCTGCTCGACACCGACTTCAGCGCCAACCCCTTCACCCTGCGTTTCCTCACGCGGCGGCTCTACCAGGGCGACCGCACCACCCGCATCCAGCAGGAGATCATCCTCGGCATCGGCGGCATCCGGATGCTGCGCGCGCTCGGCGTGGAGGTCGACGTCTACCACCTCAACGAGGGACACTGTGCCTTCCTCACCCTCGAACTGCTGCGCGAGGCGCTCGCCGAGGGCCGGCCCCGCCACGACGCCGAGACCGCCGTCCGGGAACGCTGCGTCTTTACCACCCATACCCCCGTCAAAGCCGGGCACGATCGCTTCGACCCCGGCCTCTTCCTCGAACAGATGCGCGGCTTCCAGCAGCAGATCGGCCTCTCGGATCACGACCTGCTGGCCTACGGGCGCATCAACCCGAACGACACCACCGAAGCCTTCACCATGACCGTCCTGGGCCTGAAGCTCTCGCGCAAGGCCAACGGCGTCTCGAAGCTCAACGGGGAAGTGGCCCGCCGGCAATGGCATGCCCTCTACCCCGACCGGCCCGTCGACGAGGTCCCCATCAGCCACGTCACCAACGGCGTGCACCTGCCCACCTGGACGGCGCCCCATGCCCGGCCGTTTCTCCGCATCCACCTCGGCGACGACTGGCTCGAACGACGGGACGACCCGGCCGTCTGGAAAAAGATACAGGACATTCCGGACGAAGCGCTCTGGGCCTACCGGCGGATGCTCCGCGAGCGGCTCATCCATTACATCCAGGAACGCATCCGGTACCAGACGCTGCCCCAGACCGCCGTGCTGGATCCCGACGTGCTCACCATCGGCTTTGCCCGGCGCTTTGCCACGTACAAACGCGCCACGCTGTTCTTCCTCGACCGGGAACGCGCCCTCGATTTCTTCCGGAACACCGACCGCCCCATCCAGATGATCTATGCGGGCAAGGCCCACCCGGACGACGAGGGGGGCAAGGCCCTCATCCGGGAAATCTATGAGATGACGAAGCACCCGGAGGTCAGGGGCAAGCTGGTCTTCGTCGAGGGCTACGACATGGCCGTCGGGCGCATGCTGACCTCCGGCTGCGACGTCTGGCTCAACAACCCGCGCCGTCCCTACGAGGCCAGCGGCACGAGCGGCCAGAAGGTGGCCGTTCACGGCGGGCTCAACCTCTCCATCCTCGACGGCTGGTGGCCCGAAGGCTACGACGGCACGAACGGCTGGGCCATCGGCAGGGAAGCCTCCCACCTGTACAAGGACCCGCAGGTCCAGGACCCCGAGGACGCCCACTTCCTCTACCAGACGCTGGAACAGGAGGTGCTTCCCGCCTTCTATGAGCGCGACGAGCGGGGCCTGCCGCCCGCCTGGATCGCGCGCATGCGCCGTGCCATGGAACGCCTGCCCTATGCCTTCAGCGCCCACCGGATGGTCATCGACTACGTCGAACAGATTTACCGGACCCCGGCGACGCAGGACGTTCCACGCTGA
- the mntA gene encoding type VII toxin-antitoxin system MntA family adenylyltransferase antitoxin yields MPTLDRHTVLERLRSVLERHPVRFGLLYGSYAAGRPTPVSDIDVAVYADRPEELLDVVVALEEAFSGHRVDVMNLKDKPALVYYEVLASGVPVLVRDPSFLEAETYRVMREYLDFQPIHERIRAVGLCNLLVHEYLDVDDALVFAALERLDDLAAFAGAMMRFVEDP; encoded by the coding sequence ATGCCAACGCTCGACCGACATACCGTCCTGGAACGCCTTCGGTCCGTGCTCGAACGGCACCCGGTTCGCTTCGGCCTGCTCTACGGCTCGTATGCGGCCGGGAGGCCGACGCCGGTGAGCGATATCGACGTGGCCGTCTATGCGGACCGCCCGGAGGAACTGCTGGACGTCGTGGTGGCGCTGGAGGAAGCCTTCTCCGGGCACCGCGTCGACGTGATGAACCTGAAAGACAAACCGGCGCTGGTCTATTATGAGGTGCTGGCGTCCGGCGTGCCGGTGCTCGTCCGGGACCCCTCCTTCCTGGAGGCGGAAACGTACCGCGTCATGCGCGAGTACCTCGACTTTCAGCCGATCCACGAGCGCATCCGGGCCGTCGGCCTGTGTAATCTCCTCGTGCATGAATACCTCGACGTGGACGATGCGCTCGTCTTTGCCGCCCTCGAACGCCTGGACGATTTGGCGGCTTTTGCCGGGGCGATGATGCGATTCGTTGAAGACCCGTGA